A single window of Nostoc sp. C052 DNA harbors:
- a CDS encoding DUF1392 domain-containing protein: protein MIDNINALKTSWYLSPPWGRTIPPIAVNLLERVFLRTTRTFGYCCGMQWKHECWIYSIDCRNEILHATQNQIIGTGELEVITVQKPAFVLGERVILCSHDRGTKQRLILGIALVHKSWFYLVELMSPTLIKTPTISNRFSLVGEKSLVRVNV from the coding sequence ATGATTGACAATATTAATGCCCTGAAAACAAGTTGGTATCTCTCCCCACCTTGGGGTCGAACAATCCCACCGATTGCAGTTAATTTACTGGAGAGAGTTTTCCTACGCACAACAAGAACATTTGGTTACTGCTGCGGTATGCAATGGAAACACGAATGTTGGATTTATTCAATTGATTGCCGTAATGAAATACTCCACGCCACACAAAACCAAATCATCGGGACTGGAGAATTAGAAGTCATCACTGTGCAAAAACCTGCTTTCGTTTTGGGTGAAAGAGTGATCCTCTGTTCTCACGATAGGGGAACAAAACAACGGCTGATTCTGGGGATTGCGCTGGTGCATAAATCTTGGTTTTACCTTGTTGAATTGATGTCGCCAACATTAATTAAGACACCAACTATATCGAATCGTTTCTCGTTAGTTGGTGAAAAAAGTTTAGTGCGAGTAAATGTTTAA
- a CDS encoding Calx-beta domain-containing protein: MTPIKSIDDLSLNQTLLLALKGVQQYLSEFATSPEFIDKMRLAFGESFNAETALNLAQAWQNQDFSVIPTIQFLSSAQLNGANGAYAAATQSIYMSQEFFNQHENDPAAIVNVVLEEVGHRVDTVLNQTDSAGDEGAIFAALLQGYNLNTETLQALKAEDDHATITVDGEAIAVEQSTGTLAFSRANFQVSEDGKAFVPVTIARTNGSDGNASVTLSLTDGTATASQDYIAQNFTVNFNLGETTKTVNIPIINDTLPETSETINLTLSNPVNATLGTQATATLTILDNDTVSAGYADVVLDYFDSGASSIPAPYGRPPQGAFGSVNLDVVLGTPPTSPVVSSNPNVDWLALPQGSFITVGFTDEVVIDGPGNDLFIQSFDPADSANEQADVFVSADGTTFTKLGRINEQGNVGLDLASINFTQRVTAVKVVGLDNLGSSPGFDLIAVQAINRASTAGILAFESANFSVNEDGTPVTQVKVVRTDGSYGQVSATINLTDSTATSPSDYNNAPITVTFANGETSKIVTIPIVDDTVYEGNETINLSLANPTGGATIGTQNTAVVTVLDNDSSLLLSDNFNTENNGVGVLNYLNLANWNVARGNVDLLGNGSYDSLPGNGLYLDLDGSTFSAGKLESKTTFNFNAGDKVTLKFSLAGSQRGDINSVTVSLGSIFTETFTLNSSQPFTEFTRSFIISSPASGKLVFDHAGNDNIGLLLDNVKLSKTANGKIIPGTLSFSQPSFTLKEDGTTITAVTVTRSEGSDGAVSATIKLQDGTANAPNDYNNAPITVNFADGETSKIVTIPIVDDAIVEPDETVQLTLITPTGGATIGQQNSATLTILDNDRLPIAGVLAFSSPQFSVNEDGTPIAAVTVTRTGGTDGAVSATLNFKDGTAKAPSDYNNAPIIVNFANGETSKTVTIPIVNDNNLEPDETLQLFLSNPTGGVTIGQQNSATLTIVDKNAPLITGFPQGASGSNKGQTTIVIAGQNFLPTDQISLVDSNGTEKAASKVYWVNGTEAWATFDLQGLSTGKYDVKVNGELNSFVSNDSFTVTDGSLGNIQVQLSYPALGVATLTYTNVGETDVVAPLFRISPTNAQVTYPDENTVSDTVRQLLNLSIGTSDNGPAGILAPGESGKLSFAYTPNGNGLISFAVEQVKPNEVINWGSIKAQARADYSFIDSAAWDAIWSNLTAALGTTVGQFQTVMSENANYLSQLGEPTNDLSRLFAFEWKQAANTLTNVDLLSTTDLVDAAPGLSLTFNRTFHESIAERYNLGSLGRGWASQWDLRATTDSKGNVVIRSVGDLQRVFEKQTDGSYLEVGGANLTINNGEYRLRETNGLVSLFGTDGKLSYVEDTTGNRISLEYTNNLLTKLVHTNGDSLTLAYNSQGRISQITDSTGQVSSYSYDASGENLLSVTTPQGITNYTYDTGDVAAKKYSLLSVTSDLGYQRSFEYDNEGRLTKEFSNGQTQTLTYSYDSTGGVTVTDSTGASQTVLLDDRGNAGQIRGVDNQNLLFSYDADGNLTGATLPNGSKSGYSYDALGNLTKQTNLLSQDVKFTYDATFNQLTGFTDLKGNGVSYSYDAKSNLTKITYADGSTQQFSVDAAGNITSAVNRRGNTIQYTYDKDGQLTKKQYADNSSVAYSYDTKGNLTSVTDATGTITMQYDAANQLTNISYPTGRSLQYTYNADGQRTKLVSQDGYTVNYSYDAVGRLKTLTDATGQSIISYDYDSAGRLTNETNGNGTYTSYEYDQQSQLTRLINYKADNTVNSRFEYTYDNLGLRTSMTTLDGTFKYGYDATGQLTSVVTPDNGTILYQYDAAGNRIAVTDNGTATNYTSNNLNEYTNVGNAVYTYDTDGNLIGKTEGGQTSTYTYDVENRLVKVVTPQGTWDYQYDGLGNRVATVFNGERTEYLLDPTGLGDVVGEYNASGNLVANYDYGIGLVSRVNGSNANYYDADAIGSTVGLTGTDGSYVNRYSYLPFGEDLTKVEGVANPFEYVGQWGVTDEGNGLDFMRSRFYDSNLGRFTAVDPIGLSGGDTNFYRYVFNQSTTFTDPSGKVFWWIPIVIIGAAGAFGYGFAKGGGNINININANNNFSNNGNNNGSPNNNGNNNGNNNFSPNNNGNNNFSPNNSGNNNGNNNGSPNNNGNNNFSPNNSGNNNFSPSPEPPVPPLPPDDFPPDDFSPDNDDIGDPHLTTFDGIHYDFQGVGEFTTLKSTTDDFEIQTRQQPWNGSTRVSVNTAIALKINGQRIGFYLNDPNPVKINGTATAIADGALYALGQNLITHNGNTYTVFSANGDQIQVTLNGSYMNLGLGLADNRKGKVVGLLGNDNGNTNDDFALRDGTVIGGTISNEQLYGDYANSWRITQPTSLFDYATGQDTNTFSDRTFPTNIVTAATLPADQRAAAQQIAQNAGITDPTILEDAILDIALTNAAPEFIQAYIALQREITVNAPNTLINPDGFGNQHWLTPATIIPNTIRFTNNAGQGTTPVAQVTITQQLDSDLDLNTFTLNDFGFGDITIDVPTGAQNYSQRLDLRTTRGVFVDVNAGLDKSTGIVTWTFAAIDPTTGNAANSATQGFLPPNDQNGVGSGFVGYSVQSKANPTNNTRVDAQANITFNSQTPIQTTAVFNTLDSDIPTSQVNALPANSNSNFTVSWTGSDAGSGLAFYDIFVSTDGGQFVLWQVNTTATSATYKGETGHSYAFYSVATDNLGQKEVAPTQADTVTNTTDQLLNGTSGNDLLRGGTGNDTLIGGAGNDTLIGGAGNDTFVFHRGDGNDTITDFGGVGKGSNPSAAVISQLDTLQFTGSGLTARNLQLTQNGNNLEVSFENVANTKVTLQNFKLENLDNLSATSSRPAIGNILFDGQTSITDSFDVIDANSTQTSVFTKNTVTFLNDLNNNITGFDNSNDVINGEGGNDIINGLSGNDILRGGAGNDTLIGGAGNDILVGGAGADRFLYNTGTAFKGSAIGVDTITDFNSSEGDKIVLGKTTFSAIASAAGNGFSHKSDFQVTNKAGTSSAKIVYDPLSGQLFYNQNGSAAGFGSGGLFATLTGAPTLTASDFILQP, from the coding sequence ATGACACCTATTAAATCTATTGATGACCTTTCTCTCAATCAAACGCTATTACTGGCACTTAAAGGGGTGCAGCAATATCTCAGCGAATTTGCTACCAGTCCAGAGTTTATAGACAAGATGCGCTTGGCGTTTGGGGAAAGTTTTAATGCTGAAACCGCTTTGAATTTGGCACAGGCTTGGCAAAATCAGGATTTTAGCGTCATACCAACCATACAATTCCTCTCTTCGGCACAATTGAATGGGGCAAATGGGGCTTATGCGGCGGCAACACAAAGCATTTATATGTCACAGGAGTTTTTCAACCAGCATGAGAATGATCCAGCAGCAATAGTTAATGTGGTGTTAGAGGAGGTTGGACATCGCGTTGATACGGTTCTGAATCAGACAGATAGTGCTGGAGATGAAGGGGCAATTTTTGCAGCGTTGCTACAGGGGTATAATCTAAATACTGAGACATTACAGGCTTTAAAAGCAGAGGATGACCACGCGACAATTACGGTGGATGGTGAAGCGATCGCAGTCGAACAGAGTACGGGAACTTTAGCCTTCAGTCGGGCTAATTTCCAAGTTAGCGAAGATGGGAAAGCGTTTGTTCCAGTTACAATCGCTCGCACTAATGGAAGTGATGGCAATGCTTCCGTTACTTTATCTTTAACAGATGGAACGGCTACTGCTTCTCAAGACTATATTGCACAAAATTTCACAGTCAACTTTAACTTAGGAGAAACGACTAAAACTGTCAATATTCCGATTATTAATGATACTCTTCCAGAAACTAGCGAAACCATTAATCTCACCCTCAGTAATCCGGTTAATGCTACTCTGGGGACTCAAGCAACCGCCACTCTAACCATTCTCGATAATGATACGGTCTCGGCTGGATATGCAGATGTCGTTTTAGATTACTTTGACAGTGGTGCTAGTTCGATTCCTGCACCTTATGGCAGACCTCCACAAGGTGCATTTGGATCAGTTAATTTAGATGTTGTTTTAGGTACACCTCCAACTTCACCTGTTGTTAGTAGTAATCCTAATGTTGATTGGCTGGCTTTACCCCAAGGTTCTTTTATTACCGTTGGGTTTACGGATGAAGTCGTCATTGACGGTCCTGGGAATGATCTTTTTATTCAGAGCTTTGATCCCGCAGATTCTGCGAATGAACAAGCAGATGTTTTTGTCAGCGCAGATGGTACAACGTTTACAAAACTTGGCAGGATCAATGAGCAAGGAAATGTTGGACTTGATTTAGCATCCATCAACTTCACTCAACGGGTTACAGCAGTCAAAGTCGTCGGTCTGGATAATCTAGGAAGTTCACCAGGATTTGATCTAATTGCGGTACAGGCAATTAATCGAGCTTCGACGGCTGGAATATTAGCTTTTGAATCTGCTAACTTTAGTGTCAATGAAGATGGAACTCCGGTTACTCAAGTTAAAGTTGTTCGTACTGATGGAAGCTATGGACAGGTCAGCGCAACCATTAACCTGACTGATAGCACGGCAACTTCACCTTCTGACTACAACAATGCGCCGATTACTGTCACCTTTGCGAATGGGGAAACCTCCAAAATTGTTACTATTCCCATTGTTGATGACACAGTTTATGAAGGTAATGAAACGATTAATCTCAGTCTCGCTAACCCTACAGGTGGCGCAACGATTGGTACACAAAACACAGCTGTTGTAACTGTCTTGGATAATGATTCCAGTCTCTTACTGAGTGATAATTTTAATACGGAAAACAATGGAGTAGGAGTTTTAAATTATTTAAATCTTGCTAATTGGAATGTTGCTAGGGGGAATGTAGATTTACTTGGGAATGGTTCTTATGATTCTCTGCCAGGTAATGGTCTATATCTGGATTTAGACGGTAGTACTTTTAGTGCGGGTAAGTTAGAATCTAAAACAACGTTTAACTTTAATGCTGGCGACAAAGTTACATTGAAGTTTTCTTTAGCAGGCTCCCAAAGAGGAGATATTAACTCAGTTACTGTATCGCTAGGGAGTATCTTTACAGAAACTTTTACTCTAAATAGTTCTCAGCCATTTACTGAATTTACTCGTAGCTTTATCATTAGTTCACCAGCAAGTGGAAAACTTGTTTTTGATCATGCTGGAAACGACAATATTGGGTTGCTTCTAGATAATGTGAAACTCAGTAAAACAGCAAATGGAAAAATTATTCCCGGAACATTATCTTTTAGTCAACCCAGTTTTACGCTTAAAGAAGATGGAACAACGATCACAGCTGTAACGGTTACTCGCAGTGAAGGATCGGATGGAGCAGTAAGTGCCACGATTAAATTGCAGGATGGTACTGCTAATGCTCCAAATGATTACAATAATGCACCTATTACTGTTAATTTTGCCGATGGTGAAACTAGTAAAATCGTTACTATTCCCATCGTTGATGATGCGATCGTAGAACCGGATGAAACTGTCCAACTGACGCTAATCACTCCCACTGGAGGAGCAACGATTGGACAGCAAAATAGTGCAACGCTGACCATTCTTGATAATGATAGGCTGCCGATCGCAGGAGTTTTAGCTTTTAGTTCCCCTCAATTTAGTGTTAACGAAGATGGAACGCCTATTGCAGCTGTAACTGTCACTCGCACTGGTGGAACTGATGGGGCTGTAAGTGCCACTCTTAACTTCAAAGATGGTACAGCAAAAGCGCCAAGCGATTATAATAATGCTCCTATTATTGTTAATTTTGCCAATGGAGAAACCAGTAAAACTGTCACCATTCCGATTGTTAATGACAATAACTTAGAACCAGATGAAACCCTGCAATTGTTTCTAAGTAACCCAACAGGAGGGGTCACTATTGGCCAGCAAAATAGCGCAACGTTAACCATCGTTGACAAAAATGCTCCCTTAATTACAGGATTTCCTCAAGGCGCTTCTGGAAGTAATAAAGGGCAAACGACTATTGTTATTGCAGGGCAGAATTTTTTACCAACAGATCAAATTAGCTTAGTTGACTCCAATGGCACAGAAAAAGCTGCCAGTAAAGTTTATTGGGTAAATGGAACTGAAGCCTGGGCAACTTTTGACTTGCAGGGGTTAAGCACTGGAAAATATGATGTCAAAGTTAACGGTGAACTAAATAGCTTTGTTTCTAACGATTCTTTTACCGTCACCGATGGTTCACTAGGGAATATTCAAGTTCAGTTGAGTTATCCGGCTTTGGGTGTGGCGACACTCACCTATACCAATGTGGGAGAAACGGATGTTGTTGCTCCTTTGTTCAGAATATCGCCAACCAATGCCCAGGTAACATACCCTGACGAAAATACAGTCAGTGATACTGTACGTCAACTGCTGAATTTAAGCATAGGAACGAGTGACAATGGCCCAGCAGGAATTTTGGCTCCTGGTGAAAGTGGTAAATTGTCTTTTGCCTACACTCCCAATGGTAATGGCTTAATTTCCTTTGCAGTTGAACAAGTTAAGCCTAATGAAGTAATTAATTGGGGAAGTATTAAAGCCCAAGCTCGTGCTGATTATAGTTTTATTGACTCTGCTGCTTGGGATGCAATTTGGAGTAATTTAACGGCTGCTTTGGGAACAACTGTCGGACAGTTTCAAACTGTCATGAGCGAAAATGCCAATTATCTCAGTCAATTGGGAGAACCAACTAATGATTTAAGTCGGTTATTTGCCTTTGAATGGAAACAAGCGGCTAATACCCTCACTAATGTCGATTTACTCAGCACAACGGATTTAGTGGATGCTGCACCAGGGTTGTCTTTAACCTTTAACCGGACTTTCCATGAATCTATTGCTGAACGCTACAATTTAGGCAGTTTAGGACGGGGTTGGGCTAGTCAGTGGGATTTACGCGCGACAACGGATAGCAAGGGAAATGTTGTTATTCGCAGCGTGGGAGATTTACAGCGTGTTTTTGAAAAGCAGACTGATGGCAGTTATTTGGAGGTTGGGGGAGCGAATTTAACGATTAATAATGGTGAATATCGGTTACGGGAAACCAATGGCTTAGTTTCGCTGTTTGGGACTGATGGCAAACTCAGTTATGTTGAAGATACCACTGGTAATCGGATTAGCTTGGAATATACCAATAATCTTTTGACTAAGTTGGTTCACACTAATGGAGACAGTTTAACCCTGGCTTACAATAGCCAAGGGCGCATTAGTCAGATTACCGACTCTACAGGACAAGTCAGCAGCTACAGTTATGACGCTTCTGGTGAAAATCTCCTTTCTGTGACAACGCCCCAAGGAATCACTAACTACACCTATGATACGGGTGATGTCGCAGCCAAAAAATATTCTCTGTTGTCGGTAACGTCAGATTTAGGTTATCAGCGCAGTTTTGAATATGATAATGAAGGTCGTCTGACTAAAGAATTTAGCAATGGGCAAACCCAAACTCTGACTTACAGTTACGACAGCACGGGCGGCGTTACCGTTACTGATAGCACGGGCGCGTCTCAAACTGTTTTACTGGATGACCGAGGGAATGCGGGACAAATTCGGGGAGTTGATAACCAAAATCTCCTGTTCAGCTATGATGCAGACGGGAATTTGACTGGTGCAACCCTTCCCAATGGCAGTAAGTCTGGTTACAGTTACGATGCGTTAGGCAATTTAACCAAGCAGACGAATTTACTCAGTCAAGATGTTAAATTTACCTACGATGCCACCTTTAATCAACTGACAGGTTTTACAGACCTCAAAGGGAATGGGGTGAGTTATAGCTATGATGCCAAGAGCAATCTAACAAAAATTACTTATGCTGATGGCAGTACCCAGCAGTTTAGCGTAGATGCGGCAGGGAATATCACCAGTGCAGTCAACCGTCGCGGTAATACCATCCAATATACCTACGACAAAGATGGACAACTGACGAAGAAACAATATGCTGATAATTCTAGCGTTGCTTATAGCTATGACACTAAGGGGAATTTAACCAGTGTCACCGATGCGACGGGAACCATTACCATGCAGTATGATGCTGCAAATCAACTGACTAACATCAGCTATCCTACTGGTCGCTCTCTGCAATATACCTACAATGCCGATGGTCAACGCACCAAGCTGGTTTCTCAAGATGGTTACACGGTTAACTACAGTTATGATGCCGTTGGACGTTTAAAAACCTTAACCGATGCTACAGGACAAAGCATTATCAGCTATGACTATGATAGTGCGGGTCGTTTGACCAACGAAACCAACGGTAACGGGACTTATACCAGTTATGAATATGACCAACAGAGTCAGTTAACTCGGTTAATCAACTACAAAGCAGACAATACCGTTAACTCCCGTTTTGAGTATACCTACGATAATTTAGGTCTGCGTACTAGCATGACCACTCTAGACGGGACGTTTAAATATGGTTATGATGCCACGGGTCAATTGACTTCTGTGGTTACGCCTGATAATGGCACAATTCTCTATCAATATGATGCCGCAGGGAATCGCATTGCAGTTACAGATAACGGCACAGCGACGAATTACACCAGCAATAACCTGAATGAATATACCAATGTCGGTAATGCAGTTTATACCTATGATACTGACGGTAATTTGATTGGCAAAACCGAAGGGGGACAGACTTCTACTTACACTTATGATGTAGAAAATCGTTTGGTTAAAGTAGTTACTCCCCAGGGAACTTGGGATTATCAATATGATGGGTTAGGAAACCGCGTCGCTACTGTCTTTAATGGTGAACGGACGGAATATTTACTCGATCCGACTGGGTTAGGGGATGTGGTCGGGGAATATAACGCCAGTGGTAATTTGGTTGCCAATTATGATTATGGCATTGGTTTAGTTAGTCGGGTAAATGGCAGTAATGCTAATTATTATGATGCGGATGCGATCGGTTCAACGGTAGGGTTAACGGGGACGGATGGGAGTTATGTTAACCGTTACAGTTATTTACCGTTTGGAGAAGATTTAACCAAAGTTGAAGGCGTTGCTAATCCCTTTGAATATGTAGGCCAATGGGGGGTTACGGATGAGGGGAATGGACTCGATTTCATGCGATCAAGGTTTTATGACAGTAATTTAGGACGGTTTACAGCAGTTGATCCGATCGGGCTGAGTGGTGGAGATACAAATTTTTATCGGTATGTTTTTAATCAATCTACTACTTTTACCGATCCTAGTGGAAAAGTTTTTTGGTGGATACCGATAGTAATAATAGGAGCAGCCGGAGCATTCGGTTATGGATTTGCAAAAGGGGGAGGCAATATTAATATTAATATTAATGCCAACAATAACTTCAGCAATAACGGCAATAATAACGGCAGTCCTAACAATAACGGTAATAACAACGGTAATAATAACTTCAGTCCTAACAATAACGGTAATAATAACTTCAGTCCTAACAATAGCGGCAATAATAACGGCAATAATAACGGCAGTCCTAACAATAACGGTAATAATAATTTCAGCCCTAACAATAGCGGCAACAATAACTTTAGTCCCAGCCCAGAACCACCAGTACCGCCATTACCACCCGATGACTTCCCTCCTGATGACTTCTCCCCTGATAACGATGATATTGGCGATCCCCACTTAACAACCTTTGATGGAATTCATTACGACTTCCAAGGAGTCGGAGAATTTACCACCCTCAAATCCACTACAGACGACTTTGAAATCCAAACCCGACAACAGCCTTGGAATGGCAGCACCCGTGTCTCTGTGAATACTGCCATTGCCCTTAAAATCAACGGACAACGGATCGGATTTTATTTGAATGATCCAAATCCCGTCAAAATTAACGGAACTGCCACAGCGATCGCAGATGGCGCACTCTACGCACTTGGGCAAAACCTGATTACTCATAACGGCAACACATATACCGTCTTTTCAGCCAATGGCGATCAAATCCAGGTCACACTAAATGGCAGCTACATGAACCTTGGTCTGGGTCTTGCCGATAACCGCAAGGGTAAAGTCGTCGGACTCTTAGGCAACGATAACGGTAATACCAATGATGACTTTGCCCTCCGCGACGGCACGGTGATTGGCGGTACTATCTCCAATGAACAACTCTACGGCGACTATGCCAACAGTTGGCGCATCACTCAACCCACATCCCTGTTTGATTATGCCACTGGCCAAGATACCAATACCTTCAGCGATCGCACCTTCCCGACAAATATTGTCACCGCCGCAACCTTACCCGCAGATCAACGCGCCGCCGCCCAACAAATTGCCCAAAATGCCGGAATTACCGATCCAACGATTCTAGAAGATGCCATTCTCGATATTGCTCTTACTAATGCTGCACCCGAATTCATTCAGGCATATATTGCCCTTCAACGCGAAATCACCGTTAACGCCCCCAACACCTTAATCAACCCTGATGGTTTTGGCAACCAACACTGGTTAACACCAGCCACAATCATTCCCAATACCATCCGCTTTACCAACAACGCCGGACAAGGAACCACACCAGTAGCCCAAGTTACCATCACTCAACAACTCGATTCCGACCTTGACCTCAACACCTTCACCCTAAATGACTTTGGTTTTGGCGATATTACCATTGATGTTCCCACTGGCGCACAAAATTACAGCCAACGCCTCGACCTCCGCACCACTAGAGGAGTTTTTGTCGATGTCAATGCCGGACTAGACAAATCTACAGGTATCGTCACTTGGACATTTGCCGCCATTGACCCCACCACTGGCAATGCCGCCAACAGTGCAACTCAGGGCTTCTTACCTCCCAATGACCAAAATGGGGTAGGAAGCGGTTTTGTCGGCTACAGCGTCCAATCTAAAGCCAACCCCACCAATAACACTCGCGTTGATGCTCAAGCCAACATAACCTTTAACAGTCAAACTCCCATCCAAACCACCGCAGTCTTTAACACCTTAGATAGCGATATTCCCACAAGTCAAGTTAATGCCTTACCTGCCAACAGTAACTCTAACTTTACCGTCTCTTGGACAGGTAGCGACGCGGGTAGTGGACTAGCCTTTTATGATATCTTTGTCTCTACCGATGGTGGTCAATTTGTTCTTTGGCAAGTTAATACCACAGCCACTTCTGCCACTTATAAGGGTGAAACGGGACACAGCTATGCTTTCTATAGCGTCGCTACCGACAACCTTGGTCAAAAGGAAGTTGCTCCCACTCAGGCAGACACGGTGACAAATACAACTGACCAACTGCTAAACGGTACTTCTGGCAATGATTTACTGCGGGGTGGCACTGGTAATGATACTCTGATTGGTGGTGCTGGCAATGATACCCTTATTGGTGGTGCTGGCAATGATACTTTTGTCTTTCACCGTGGCGATGGCAATGACACCATCACGGATTTTGGTGGCGTAGGCAAAGGTTCAAATCCATCAGCAGCAGTGATTAGCCAATTGGATACCTTGCAATTTACAGGTTCGGGTTTAACTGCCCGAAATCTGCAACTCACTCAAAATGGTAATAACTTAGAAGTCAGCTTTGAAAATGTGGCTAACACTAAAGTCACTCTGCAAAACTTCAAATTAGAAAACCTGGATAACCTATCAGCAACTTCTTCAAGACCTGCTATTGGTAATATTCTGTTTGATGGGCAAACCAGCATCACGGACAGCTTTGATGTCATTGATGCCAATTCCACTCAAACTAGCGTTTTCACCAAAAACACTGTCACCTTCCTCAATGACTTAAACAATAACATCACAGGTTTTGACAACTCCAATGATGTAATTAATGGTGAAGGGGGTAATGACATTATTAATGGCTTGAGCGGCAATGACATACTCAGAGGCGGTGCTGGCAATGATACCCTCATCGGTGGTGCGGGTAATGATATTCTGGTTGGCGGTGCCGGTGCTGACCGATTCCTTTACAATACTGGTACTGCTTTTAAAGGTTCTGCAATTGGTGTAGATACTATTACTGACTTTAACAGTTCTGAAGGTGACAAGATTGTACTGGGTAAAACTACCTTTAGTGCGATCGCTTCTGCTGCGGGAAATGGTTTTAGTCACAAGAGTGATTTTCAAGTCACTAATAAAGCTGGGACTAGCAGTGCGAAAATTGTCTACGACCCGTTGAGTGGGCAATTGTTCTACAACCAAAATGGCAGTGCGGCTGGTTTTGGTAGTGGCGGTCTATTTGCGACTCTAACTGGTGCGCCAACTCTCACGGCATCTGATTTTATCTTGCAACCATAG
- a CDS encoding response regulator transcription factor: protein MRILIIEDDDRIAKPLAEDLKHQHHAVDIACDGIEGWEYAEAGNYDLILLDLMLPRLDGITLCKRLRAANCNAFILMLTARDTTPDKITGLDAGADDYLVKPFELEELAARIRALSRRSPETHQLILIHGDLQLDPNNYHVTYGSKPLSLTHKEYMILECFLKNPTQVLTRSAILDKLWEFDKLSGEETVKTHMTNLRKKLRALGSSEDFIETVYGFGYRLCPK, encoded by the coding sequence ATGAGAATATTAATAATTGAAGATGATGATCGCATCGCTAAACCCTTAGCCGAAGATTTAAAACACCAGCATCATGCTGTTGACATTGCTTGTGATGGCATTGAAGGTTGGGAATATGCCGAAGCAGGTAATTATGATTTAATCTTATTAGATTTAATGTTGCCGCGCTTAGATGGAATTACTCTCTGTAAACGGTTACGTGCTGCTAATTGTAACGCTTTTATTTTGATGTTGACTGCACGAGATACAACACCAGATAAAATAACTGGACTCGATGCTGGTGCAGATGATTATTTAGTTAAACCATTTGAACTAGAAGAATTAGCAGCACGAATTAGAGCTTTATCTCGGAGAAGCCCAGAAACTCACCAACTAATTTTAATTCACGGTGATTTACAATTAGACCCTAATAATTATCATGTGACTTATGGAAGCAAGCCGTTATCATTAACACATAAAGAATACATGATATTAGAATGCTTTTTGAAAAATCCTACTCAAGTTTTAACTCGCTCGGCAATTTTAGATAAATTGTGGGAGTTTGATAAATTATCCGGGGAAGAAACCGTTAAAACTCACATGACAAATTTAAGAAAAAAACTCAGAGCGCTAGGAAGTTCAGAGGATTTTATCGAAACTGTTTACGGTTTTGGTTATCGCCTGTGTCCTAAATAA
- a CDS encoding helix-turn-helix domain-containing protein — translation MALEDRNSLPDEPCVYLAIDKDNSVLYVGMSDNLRQKWKSHPKLEALSRLEGVKISYIRTEAELLRKLENALIKVFKPPLNLTEAPKKGIAALREKIGLTQKQLGDLVGVDTSTIRNWEYGKGSETFAKVARLCKVLECDIEDLFEEEAV, via the coding sequence GTGGCACTTGAAGACAGAAACTCATTGCCGGATGAGCCTTGTGTTTACTTGGCAATCGATAAAGATAACTCGGTGCTGTACGTGGGTATGTCAGACAATTTAAGGCAGAAATGGAAAAGCCATCCTAAGCTAGAAGCCTTAAGTCGTCTTGAAGGCGTTAAAATCTCGTACATTAGAACCGAAGCTGAATTACTCAGAAAGCTAGAAAATGCCCTAATCAAAGTTTTCAAACCTCCGTTGAACTTAACGGAAGCACCCAAAAAAGGCATTGCAGCTTTAAGGGAAAAAATAGGATTAACTCAAAAGCAACTAGGTGATTTAGTTGGAGTTGATACTTCGACAATCAGAAATTGGGAATATGGCAAAGGATCAGAAACTTTCGCAAAAGTAGCAAGACTTTGTAAAGTGCTGGAATGTGATATTGAAGATTTGTTTGAGGAAGAAGCAGTGTGA